The Anas platyrhynchos isolate ZD024472 breed Pekin duck chromosome 1, IASCAAS_PekinDuck_T2T, whole genome shotgun sequence genomic sequence GCTTTACAAATAGTACAGAATTATATTTTGTAGGACAGGGAACTGCAGATGTGGTGTACAAAGCAATAGTTTTTGAGGAAATTTCCTagctatgaaaaatatatttctagtgACAGAAAGAGCCCAACTATCATCAACAGAGGTAAACTGTTCTTCATTgagcattttatttgaaaaatatgtacCTTTATAATTTTTTAACCTAGTAGTTCTATAGCATGATACTGCCGCCTTTGTtgtaaagcctttttttttttttttttttttttgttgttgttgtctaaGTGTCTGTAGCTAATGAGTAAATGTATGAAAGCATGTtagcaaatataaaaatgacCCCAGGTGGATTCTAGGGTGAGGAAGAATAAACTATTAATATGAACATTATATTCTTTACATAAAAAAACTCAAAGTGTTGATGACTTGTGCTTAAAGCTTCTATCATCATCAGAATGAAACCACCTACAATAAGAACCAGAGGAACAGGAAACTGGTCTGCCTAACACCTCAAAAAGAGTAGAAAATGAGTGTTTGTTTATCAGTTCTGACAGTATTGTTATTCTTTCATTACctataataattaaatctggACTAGTTATGATTACACTAAGACTTCAATTATTCtaataaaacaagaaagcaaacaaacaaacaaaaaccctgttGGCTTTATGTATAAGGTGTGTTGCTTCTTTGTATGTAAGCAAAATTGAGTGTAACAATTTCTAGATTAAAAATCTAGAAATTTAGTAGCATGACATTTGATACACAAGCCGTGCACAGAGAGTGCACGGCTCTTATAAACTCTTATGACTTCTGTGACTTCAGTCAACTCTAAACCAGGCTGTGGTAGTTCTGTCAAGTCCTCCAGCAATGCAGTTCCCATAGTTGTCCTACATATCCTAAAAGATCATTTGTATTACATATGTATGAGACACAGCCTTCCTGATTCAAACTCAGTCCATTTTATCTCCCGTTAGTTATTTCATCTGACAGTTAACATTTTTGTCATTCACAGCAAAAGATTTTTTGATGATTGATGCAAGGACTAACTCATTTTCTAAATCTGCCAAAACCTTACTTGGGTTTTTGTATCATTTGGTCACCTTGCTGAGCTGTCAAGACGGAGCAAGAGGTGGTCTATAAACCCTGTAAGGCTGTTGCATGTTAGCATTTCCCAAGCAGATAGGCTTTGGAAGAGTTTAATGCTGAACCCTGTAAAAAAAGAAGTCATAGCTTTCCTCTTATTCTTCTCCTTGGAtaccaagaaagaaaaatgaagctaaGATTAGATAGCTAACACTATATATGTAGAGAAATCAAAATTGCCATATCTTCTTTGGCCTTAGTGTTTTGAGAGATTAATGTCCTCATGCCAGGGGAGCAGATCACCTCTACCTTAGCAGTCTGAAAGACTTACCATGATAAGTTGCAACATTTTTATCAAGGACTTTATGATGTTCAAGTCATTTAGCTGGGAAATTGTTGAAACTGCTTCTGTCTTCAAAAAGCAGAGAAGTACAATCTAGCCAACAACAGAATTAATGTCTATCTTCCTCCAAATTATTGTCCTTGGTGTTACCTAAAATGGCATGGGGAGATTCTTTAGTGGTTAAGGATGTGGGACATAAAAATGTATTGGTTGTCCTAGTAACCCTGTGTCCATTTTTTATGCTATAGTTCCTTCTTGTCCCTAACAATAAGGTGAAATCATTACCATTGGGAAGTTCAGACTCTGTAAGCAGACTGATGTCTGAACCATTCTGTGGGGTGAAGGCCTTGCTGAGTATTATCTTCCTGAAAGATATTCTTTGCAAGAAAATGATGGTAACTCCGTATGAAGTCCATTCATACAAgagatttttggaaaaaaaaaaaaaaagcatccccAAGGACAGATCATGAGTCATGTGATATAAGAAGCTTTGGAGATacaatctgttttgttgttgttgttgttagtggtggttttgtgtgtgtgtgtttgttgttgttgtttttattttttaagcaaatatgATGAATGGGGATTGTTCCAAATGGGGAaattcgtcttcttcttcttattattatttctgcttgtTCTCTTCCTTGAGGGGCGTGCATTACCTAGGCAAGGGCAGAAGGGGATTTTTCTCCAAAACTGGGCACTTCCTGATAGCAATCCCCCTAAAAATCCTTTGCAATTTTTCAGAAGACACTCAAAACACTGTGTGCCTTGTGGTATAGACTTCTCTGGACTGCCTGcacacacagattttttttttttccttttttattttctactttttggAAAACAGACCATTATACATTTCTCAGTTAGTCTATAATTTACTCTGCCACTGAGGCAATAGGTAATAAACAGGAGTAATGCTAAAGTACTGCAAGAGTTTACTCACTGAAACTTTAAGGTCAAGCTTCTCATtacaaagtgggaaaaaaaagattttgagtTAAACAAATACATACAGTCAGGATTGTTTCTTAGCAGCATGTTCTTCTCAGTGATCATTTGCTTTTACTTCAGAGTCACAGGATGTAccccagacaaaaaaaagaaacacacaataACCTAGAGGTTTTAGTACTAGTGACAAGATTCCCCCTTTAGAATGGACAGTTCTTATTTAGGGTTTCCCACCAGGCAGCCACCTCAGCAAGTTCCTTCCTCTCTATTCTATCATTCAGATTGGGAATACGAATGCAAATTTATTTGATGACTCCATGGGAGAACTTGAATTTTGGGTTCTTCTCTCAAAGGTTTTTTCACCCCAGCATTCATCCTTAGAAGAACAGGGGGGATATGAAGGATGAAGATAATATGAAAACTCTTGCTAGAGGTGGCTACAGGATGTTATGTCACCCTCTTCAGTCTTGTCTGGCTGCTTCTTCTTGACTATGAATTGCTCTATTTGTATGGTCTGCTGGTGCACTCACACTGAATGTCACACAGGCTATTGGTTATGAATATCTTCAGGTAAGCTAACAATTTCCATTATGTTATTAGTTTACTATACAGAATGCAATTGGACATAGATGACAAGTTATTAGTTACTCTGCCTGAGCACATCTATAAGATAGCAAGCATATTCTGTTCTCCACAACAGTTTCTTGAGATCCTGTTTCATGACAActcatttgatttaatttttagtCTCCATAACCCTGTTTCTCATCTGAGAGCTAATTCTTCAAAATCTGTGGAACACTATCTGAGGCCAAACACTTCTTTGCACTTTCCAAGCAGTGGAAAACAGTATTACCTTGAAATATGTAGCAAAGGTGCTAATTTAAGCAGTAGTTGCTGGGTCTCCTTCTTAGAGATCTTCAAAATCCACCTGGAGatggccctgggcagccttctctgggtgtccctgcttgggcaggggttGGAGCAGAGGATGCCCAGTGAtcccatccaacctgaaccATGCTGTGATTGTGTAATTCAAGTCCCTGGTCTGCCTGACACAGACAAGGACTAAGACAGGCTCTTGTATGGATTTTCCCAGCTTCAGGTCAAAGTATTCCATCATCTTCTCTGCTCCCAGCCTTGTTTAACTGTGTACTGATATGTAGTATTTGTAGAAGGTGTGGTCAGACTCTGTCCCTTCTTAGCTCTCTCACCATACATGTGAATCTTCATTTGTGAAGTCAAAGGGTGAAAGCAAAGGGGAAAGTGTAAGGTCCAGCAAACTGGACTACTGCAAAGTTGTGAGGAAATGTTCACTcacaaaaaggaacaaaaaagagagacaagAGAAATGGGTGTGGAGTGGGGCAAAACAAtttataggaaaaacaaaacaacacaaaacaaacaaacaaacaaaaaacaacacctgaaGCTTGACAATGTATTGAATGGGGATACTAATAGCAATTATAGCTACTGAATGACAAATAAAGTTGTGTTTCGCTCAACGGGCATACTTTGAGGAGCCATTAGAGGAGCTGAAAAGAAACACTGTATATTAATGGTACAGAAGGTTTTGAAATGTCTTACAAAGAACAGCTGTATGCTCAAGAACTGAATTTGAGTTTTCCAGTGGCAAATACATCTGACAAGGTAGATGTATTTGAATTGAGATGAATTTGAATAGAGATGAATTGCTCTCTTGGATATTTTAGGTAAAGCTGTATAAATTTGGATTATTAACTAATGTCCTAACAAGAGACAGGAAAAACCACAGAAAGAGTCTGCAAATGTTTGTGAAGGGTTTCTACAGTGCAAATGCACAAACAACAGGGCTATACTGTACATTAATGGGTCATGGACTGACAAAGCACTTATATATTGTTGCCATGGTAATTGTGTTGTCAAATATGATTTCAGGAAACTATGCAAGAACTATCACTATGGCTCCTTTTCTGTCGTTTTACAGCTAGATTTAAGGGTGTTTTCTAAGTTATTTTTAAGTTGTTGTAGCAAATCATCGCTGATAACTGATAGCTAACAAGTCATTGACCAAACAGAAGTCTTAGAGTCATCCTCTTCTGCCTATTACAGCAAGTAGCACTAGCTGGTAGAGTATTTAGCTTCTTGGACACCCACAATTTCTCAAGCGTGTACATAATATTTTTGAACTTGAAAAATAACTAATTGGTAAGAATGAGCATAGCCTTCAGCTAGTGAAAATCAGTGCACTCTGCATCTGCATCTCCTCATCAAAACAATCCTTATGTTGATGGGAAGGCTTTTTACATACAGGTTATGGTGAGGAAGGGGTAAAGGATCTTCCTTTTAATCCAGCACAACACCCCTTTAAAGCCGTCTCTGAGGATAAGGGTGACCTAGGCACACTCTCCCATCTCAAGGGGTATAAGTCCTTCAGCTTTATCTCTTTGGGTGTATCAACTAGTCcaagagagaaaatgaggagTGAATGCAGGAAACAGAACATGGCTTGCTTCATAACTACTAATTGTCACAGGTACGAAATGTTAAACCTGGGAGAaacaaagcaggattttaacAGATGGCATTTAGCATTTTGGTCAATAAGTGAAAGTGCCTCTTATAGTTGGAATTAATGTTCTTTTGTCAGGCATCACTCAAAGTATTATCCAAGGCTTTGTCATTCAGCtctgttgtggtggttttacctttctaggcagctgaactccatcTCAACaactctcactccccttcctcagaagagcaagggaagaagaaaaggaaagaaacaactcatgggttgaaaTAACGGTaattaaattaaaggaaaaaataattattatggagaaattattataaattaaacaatataaataaagggaaaaggaaaggggaaaagagaaaacaacaacaacaacaaaaacagcaacaacaaacacaaccaaccaaacaaaaacaacaagcaaaggccatgtggaagtgcagagaaaagaaaatgctctCTACTTCCTACCAACGAGTGATGCTTGAcaacgtccttgaagcagggcctcaactcACGTAGATGTTCAGAAGACAGATGTTTTCACAGTGAGAGCCCACCGCTCCCCTCTTCcaatttttcccttctgtacTTTTTACTAGCCCCCAGACTGCTAGCCCTTTGGGAGTTGGAGGGAGTCCAGATGCagagccagcactgctcagcagaagCCCCAGCAATgttgtgataccactgctgttctagctccaAGTGCAGAACATAGCACTgcgtgggctgctgcagggaaagttaatatcccagccagacccagcactcCCAGCCTGGGCAGAGACCCCGGATCCCCAAGCATTGTGCTGAGCAcctgcagctgggcagcaggtGCTCAGCACACCCCTTTATTGCACAATAGCTCAAATCTTTTCCACTTTCTACTAGTACTGTTGTAAGTCAACTTTCATGACAACTGCAAAATAAGCTTTAGCTCAGATGAGAAGAGCATGCCACTGATGCATGCAAGCACATGTACTCATGCACACAGGTACACACTTATCACTTTGGCATGTATTTATAATAGCCATGGCTTTTAATTAAGAATGAAGAATGCTTGAGATATTGGGTCACAATCTGCCTGTCACATCAATTTCTTGACCTGATTGTCAATACACTAGATATTAGCCAGTAGCACTAAGAAAGCAGAACCTCACTCCTTGCACTGTCTGTGATGAATTTTCAATGGgacacaaaataacaacaacataaGAACCATTGTCAGGGGTTCCCAGGGTGAAATTACATGACAGAAAAATCACCAAGAGCTGGGTCTTATAGACCCACCAGTGAGTCAACACCCTTGAAAATGTCCAGCACAGAATGGACTTGCCTGCTTCTGGTCAACCGACTACCACTGGAAGTGTCAATTGATTCATTCACCGAAAAGGATGAAAGTTAAAGGAGTGCCTGAAGAAATTAATTCTCAAGAGGGACATGTACATTCTTCAAACCTTTTCTAAAATCTCAGCATGGAATTGTCACGAtgagtgtattttaaaaatgtttttgcatctTTGAATTTGAGTTGTTTAAGATTTAAAGATACACTAGACAATGAAGGTCAATCACTATGAAAATCAGGAATGGAAATTGAAAAATTCTCATCATTATTCGGgccttttttttcaggttaaattaatatttcaaagaggaaaaagtaaaagcGTAATTTCTACAAATTTGGGGCATCAGCTCTCCTCTTTTTGCCTCTTGCACAAGTGTGCATTCTGCAACATGGCTGAAGCCAATCCAGATACACTAGAACAACAATGTTCTGAGTAAAGATCGTCACAAAGGAGAGAGCATGCTTCTGGCACAGGACATGTCCTTGTCCAGTTCTGCTAAGGATTCGTCCAGAATACTCCTTGAATTTTACAATGAAGCTcctagaaatggaaaaagaccCAAAGGTCATTTCCATATGTGGTGTTTTTACCTTGCAAGGCAGTTGAAATctggagggagtcctgatgtGGTGCCTGCActtcacagcagcaggcacagcaccgGTGTGATACCAGCGCTGTTCTAGCTCCAAGTGCAGACACActagcacagcactgtatgggctgctgcagggaaagttaactccatcccagccagaccaagcacacccagcctgggcagagaccccaaatccccaggCACTGAGCTGAGCCCCcgcagctgggcagcagcactCCTGAGCAGCAGAAGCTGCAAGAGGCAGCGGTGCTCTTTGAACCCATTTTACCTAACAGCAGGCTGCAGAAGTCCTCAAATGACTTCTCAGAAATGTAACCACTGCTAACATACAACCAAGCCCAAAGATCATCTCTTTATTAGACAGAAGAGATGGAACCAAAGGCTAGCGTCCCCCAGCAAAGTTTTTCCGAGACACTCAGGAGAAGTTACTCAGGGACAGTGTTTGTTCAAACAGTCTGATTTATTGGCATTTTGCTTAAACTAATGGTCCTAGAACATTAACTACAAATCTATTTCTATTGACGTGACTAATCTATGCGGAAAACATCTCCTTACTAACAACCTTAACTATTTTGTCTTAACTACTTTGACTATTCCTATTAATCTATGCATCTAATCTTCAAATGTATTCTTCGGTGGAAGCTTGAAGATACGAGGAGAACCATGAACTTTGGCACTGGAGCAAGTGAGGGATGAAACAGGCAGGTTGTTCTCAAACATTGTCACAAACAACCccacctctgcctgcagctctctcATGAAAATGGTTCTCTGAATGGCGTTCGCTGATGCAGAGTTCTCCCCTGCCACCTCTTCCATAATGCTCTGCATCATAAGCAGCTTTGGCAGCAGAGACTTCCTGAGCAGGCTCACGAGCAGTTCTGGATCATGTTGGTCATTCAAgtttatttcttcctgttcctcctcttcctccctcaaCTCCTCCTCAACTTCTTGTTCCTCTTCTCCTCCATCGCCATCCTCACTGCTTGAGCTCCATGGCTCAGAATCACCATCGGTGTCATCTTTGATGTTCTTGGGCAGCCAGTACATGCCAAAAAGAGCCAGAAAAGCTTCCGAAAGTGCCCAGAACTGCCAGTGGTGGCACATGGCGAGGAACAGGAACACCGTGCTGTTTCTGGTCTGGGGTTTGGTTCCCTTCTCaatctcctgcagcagcacctgcatctcctcctgcagcatcaCTTCTCTTTTCTCTATAAGCTCTTGGGTGGCCTTGTCAGGCTGGTCCCCAACCTTGAGTGTGAGCTGCAGGAGGCCCATCACTGACAGGAGGCGGACGAGAAGAATAGCCATGGTCTGGAAGAGATGGGAGAGAAGGGGCTTAGCAGGGCTGGGTgcgagggagctgctggctgtgggagaAGGGACAGGAGCCAGAGAGACGCGAGGGTAGGTAGGAGAGGGTGCAATGGAGCTTGAAGGCAGCAAGGGCAGGGTTTGGGAGCGCTGCACGTCCAGGGCTGCAGGCCCCCTCAGGCAGGTGTTTGTGCTCTCCCAGGCCCCAGCCCCTGTGGGGCAGCAGCGTCTCCTGGGGCCACAGGTGCCTGGCACATCCCCAAAGCCTCTGGGCACTTGCCCTGGCTGGGGCACCTCTGTGCCCAGCCCAAGGCCCTCCCCAGAGGGGCTGCGCCCTCATCCCAGCCTTAGAAACCACCCTGGGGGCTGCCGTTTTTGCCCCTGACCCTGCCCTCGGCCAGCCTTCCCCCCGCCTGCCGCACTCACCGATGGCCTGCAGCGCACTGCATCACAGAGCCCCGCTGACCGTCCCCATGCCGACTCATCCCAGTTCCATTGTGGACACCAGAGCACCATGGTGACCACCGCAGCCCTGGGAGGCCCCAGCCCATGTCCCCAGTCTCGGCTCAGCATCACACAGCTGTCCCGTGTaccccaaatcccagccctgGCCACCGCAATGCGTAAAGCACAAACCCAACAAGCCGGTCACCTTAGGGCCCTGTCTCTGCCTGAGTGTTTCCCGTGCCTCTCGGGGACACGTGCTCAGCTTTGCTACTGCTTGAACCTGCAAGGGGAAAGCTGCAGCCCCATTCCCCGGTGGgttggttttaccttgctaggcagctgaactccaccacaaccactttctcactccccctccacaaaagaggaggggaagggaagaagagaaagaaagaaacaactcatgggttgagttAAGGATAATttagttaaaggaaaaaaattattcttaaggaaaattattattaaacaatGTAACTAATTGAAAAAAATGGTGAGGGggacagggaaaacaaaacaaaagaaacaaacataaaacaatcCAACAAACAAAGGCtctgtggaagtgcagaggaaagaaattactctctacttcccatcaacaagtGATGCTTGGCCATGTCCTTGAAGTTCTCTTCTGGCTCCAAGTGCAGATCACAgtactgtatgggctgctgcatggacagttaacatcccagccagacccagtacatcTGTTTGGAATGGCGAAGGACACAcgttttggaaaagaaaaaaaaaaaaaaaagaaagacaaaaaaaaaaaaaaaagaggatccCAGAGACTCCAGTTTGATTTTGAAGACATTCACCATTATTTTGGCCACCCTTTGGAAGGGAGAATGTGACCTGTAGCTAATAAAAACAAGGAATAGGGGTTGATAAAGCCACACATTAATATTCTGAATTCTGGAGAATGTAAAGTACCCTGCCATGTCTTCTCATGAAAGTATGACATAATTTCTTGTTAGGGAAAAGTCCCGCTACAATTCCCAAGGGAGAGAGCAATTAATGGAAACAGAAACTAAAGAACTGGCCTCACAGTCATGCCAGGAAGGTCAATGTCTTCTGAAGTAGCATGCAAAGCACTGCATTCACAGACAGCCCTACCGTGTTCAAAGGGTTTGTTTGAAGTGCTGCAAGTTAATTACAAGAAAGTTGAAGGACTGTCAGATAACACTAAGCTTCATTAAATAGTGGCTATGTGGACAGACCTAGGAGAGAAACATGAtacatttgttttaattgcCCTATGCTTTTAGCACATCTTGGCTACCTTAAATATCAACTGCACGTGGAGATATAAATAACCAGACGACAGGCAGAGGCCAGTAGGGGAGCCTCACTCTCTTGGCAGGGGTTACACTAAGCCAGAAGTCATTAGTGAGtgcattttttgtttccatCAGACAGATAGACAATGTGACAATGAAGTATCCTGAGTGCCCATTAGGTCTTTCAGGGAGTCAGGAAATGAGACATATGAAATTGGATGAGCAGGTTTAacagaatgtaaaaaaaaaaaaatctgttttttctgaCTTCAATAAAATGAACTGATCTAGACTCATCtgaacattgctttttttttttttttttttttttttttccccagtgggATATCTTgcaatgttttcaaaaagagaataatttttaaattaacaaaataacTTCTATGGTCATTTATCTTAACAAGCCATATTGAGAGTTTGTTCAGTAATTCCTGCAAGAAAAATCTTGGCTAGGTTTCACTACATTGTCCATTCCAGAGATTTGAAATCCAAGGAAAAATACCTCCAATGTCAGGGAATCTGTCACATCTCTAGCTGAATTGCCACAATACCTCAGTGATGATTAATTGCACTTCAGTTTCAAGTTGAATTTTCCTagcttctgctttcagaagaaTCTGTTTCCCTAAGGCAACTGACCCTTTCTAGAAGCTGCCCATTACTTGTTTTAGTAACCAATGCAAAACAGTTATTTAAGATGCTGGGACTGAAAGGGGTGAGGAGCAatcagcagtgtgtgcttggaAGGAAAGTGATCTCTGACCTCAGGGATGGCACACCATACTGCAGCCTCAGCTCCATGGCCTTCCCTGGCCATACTGTAGCAATGCTGTGAGTTGCAGATCTGAGTTTTTCCCTatttgctgctctgctcagccttGCCTTTACAGATGTGCATCACTACGGATTGTGTGCAAGTCCTGTCATTCAGACAGAACAGGAAAAGTCTGACAGACACTCAGGTGCAGGAAGACAAGGAAAAGTGAATCCTTTTTCTGATGATTTCAGTGGTGTTTGTCTAGAGCAAGCAGCTCTTACAAAATTCTGGTCAAGACCACCTGATTTTCCTGCTAGGTATGACCATTGCCATCATGACCTTCAGGTAACAGGGCTACGCATACTCCTTTCAACACTCTCCCAGGGAAACAGCaagagcagagggaagggataACCTTCTGGATGTCCAGGCTAAATAGGCAGgaaagcttctgaaaaaaagagcATCCCAGTGAAGACTGGATCGTGTTGCATGCACACAAAGTTAAgattattaatgtttttaaagttcATCAGGGGCTTACTTGCAGTCAGACTAAGAAAGTTCCCCTGCCTGCTCTTGATCTGGAtacatgatttttcactctgaaCCACTGCGAGTTCATGCTTGCCTCATTACACTGTCATCATTATCAATGACAATCTGCCCTTCAATAATCCTCAGTGAAAGAGCACGGAGAACTGCTTGCTTTATTAAGTGGGTGAATCCATGTGTGAATTAATTCAGCTGCATATTAAGCAGAAAATCTTGGCAGAGAATGCCACACTTGGAGTTGTCTGaatctctttatttctttttttggctAGCTTTGTGACGTCCTTCTCTCCTCTGCCACAAAAGCACATTACGTGGAACCTGACACATGTTGAGCAATGGTTGATCACAGAACAAAGAGTGGCTTTCCAGCTCCCCAGGTGACACAAGCCATTCCACTCCAGGCAAAACAGGCTCCATCCCCTCCTTGCACATGCCATGCTGCCGGATAGACCGATGAACCCCAGTTCCAGTTCAGGGGAGCCATCCTGAACTGGGCACTGGTGCCGTATTGGTGCTGGCATGGTGCTGTCAGCACTCAGCAGAGCTCACAAGGTTTTGCAAGGGTTTTATCCAGGGTAAGAGCTGCCCCATATTCAGTATGAGAAGTTACTCCCAGGCTATTTGTTCAAAAGGATCAGATGTCTCTGGGCAGAGAGCAGGTAACTTTACCTGGGGGAAATTCAGCAGATGCCAGCACTTAGGGCCCTCCCATACCATCTGTTTCATAGCTGGACATGGTGTTTCCTTTGGCTATGAATATGCAAAGCCATTGAAAGTCTTCAGATATACCTAGCAATATACACTGAATTAAAAActctttcctatttttgttAAGTCATCTTAAAGATGAaattctgattattttattttgtcttattttattttattttattttgttttatttggagtCACCATACAAAGGATAACCTTTCtggaattttcattttttttttttttttccctaattttgTTTAGACTTAGAAAaggtggtgtgtttttgttttttaaaaatcttttcctcATCTATTTAAACAATCACATTAGGCTAAGGTTTTGTAAGCCTCTGCCATCCAGAGTGACTGTTTGACCATCACTGCACCATGCTGTGACCATCCTGAGTTGACATGGGTATGGTTCTCCGGAGAATGGTGCTTTCCACCAGCACAGGCAGAAAGATACCTAGCTTGCGAACACTGCAAGGATGTAACTGTGGACTGAGAAGGGAGGATCTGGGCACTGAAGGCTTGGAAGCATTGTTTCTACTGAACCTAATTCGGATTTATACAGACACTGAACTAAATAAGTGTATGTGCTTCCAGGCTTTCAGCTACAGATGAGAAAGGGTTTAAAGGATCACAACTTCAGACTCAAGCAAGATTTAAGTACTAAAAGCCTTTTGTGGCTCTATTTCCATGTCATTTGGAGTACTAAGCTGCCTATTCTACGGGGAAAACGGGAGAGCAGGAGGGAAAATACATAGAAGGTGAGCATGGTTTCTAATAACCATTCTCATTATGGCTTGTAGAagtaagaaaagcaaagcaccatccttttttttaattttttttttttttttttggaatctGAATGCTAATCTTGTCTACAGTCTCTTGGTCTCTACTGCACTGGTCCCAGAGTTTCTCTGGGACCAAGTACTAGGGAAATTCCACTCAATTTCAATTAGAGATGTTTATTGCCAAGTGTTTGCACTCTATTGATTGTACAATATAGATGTATAAGATATCATTTAACCTAGATACATGGAGCTTCGTACACAAGTCATCTGTACAAGGACATCGATActgaacagaagaaatacaCTAAGTGCGAATGGCAAAACAAACTGACCAGGATAATTGATCACTTTTATGGTGTACTGGGTTGGGGAGGTGGCcagggctggggtttggggtACACGGGACAGCTGTGTGATGCTGAGCCGAGACTGGGGACATGGGCTGGGGCCTCCCAGGGCTGCGGTGGTCACCATGGTGCTCTGGTGTCCACAATGGAACTGGGATGAGTCGGCATGGGGACGGTCAGCGGGGCTCTGTGATGCAGTGCGCTGCAGGCCATCGGTgagtgcagcaggcagggggaaGGCTGGCCGAGGGCAGGGTCAGGGGCAAAAACGGCAGCCCCCAGGGTGGTTTCTAAGTCTGGGATGAGGGCGCAG encodes the following:
- the LOC140001465 gene encoding uncharacterized protein is translated as MAILLVRLLSVMGLLQLTLKVGDQPDKATQELIEKREVMLQEEMQVLLQEIEKGTKPQTRNSTVFLFLAMCHHWQFWALSEAFLALFGMYWLPKNIKDDTDGDSEPWSSSSEDGDGGEEEQEVEEELREEEEEQEEINLNDQHDPELLVSLLRKSLLPKLLMMQSIMEEVAGENSASANAIQRTIFMRELQAEVGLFVTMFENNLPVSSLTCSSAKVHGSPRIFKLPPKNTFED